The following proteins are co-located in the Panthera uncia isolate 11264 chromosome F1, Puncia_PCG_1.0, whole genome shotgun sequence genome:
- the CHML gene encoding rab proteins geranylgeranyltransferase component A 2 codes for MADSLPTEFDVIIIGTGLPESILAAACSRSGQRVLHLDSRSYYGGNWASFNFSGLLSWLKEYQQKSDVAEESTASWQGLIHETEEAITLRKTDETIQHTEVFCYANQDMDDKIEETDALQKNPSSLTSSTLTKPLDSACLSEETHSYVTSYEMPAKDIPKNDGEISLEVSGVEGTLAEEKYCGDETCRRTVSDEDTDENKPVEEDNNDQLKRNRITYSQIVKESRRFNIDLVSKLLYSQGLLIDLLIKSNVSRYAEFKNVTRILAFREGKVEQVPCSRADVFNSKELTMVEKRILMKFLTFCLDYEQHPDQYQAFMQCSFSEYLKTKKLTPNLQHFVLHSIAMTESSCTTIDGLKATKNFLQCLGRFGNTPFLFPLYGQGEIPQCFCRMCAVFGGIYCLRHKVQCLVVDKESGRCKAIIDHLGQRINAKYFIVEDSYLSEKTCSNIQYKQISRAVLITDQSILKTDSDQQISILIVPPADSGTCAVRVTELCSSTMTCMKDTYLVHLTCSSSKTAREDLDSVVKKLFTPYTEAAINEEELTKPRLLWALYFNMRDSSGVSRSSYNGLPSNVYVCSGPDCGLGNEHAVKQAETLFREIFPSEEFCPPPPNPEDIIFDGDDKQPEVSGTNNIIMAKLDSSEGSKNLESPGKHLEN; via the coding sequence ATGGCGGACAGTCTCCCCACAGAATTCGATGTGATCATAATAGGGACAGGTCTGCCTGAATCCATCCTTGCAGCTGCGTGTTCAAGAAGTGGTCAGAGGGTTCTGCATCTCGATTCAAGAAGCTACTATGGAGGAAACTGGGCAAGTTTCAACTTTTCAGGATTGCTCTCCTGGTTGAAGGAGTACCAGCAAAAGAGTGATGTTGCAGAAGAAAGTACTGCCTCGTGGCAAGGCCTGATTCATGAAACAGAAGAAGCCATCACTCTGCGCAAGACGGATGAAACCATTCAACACACAGAAGTTTTTTGTTATGCCAATCAGGATATGGATGACAAAATTGAAGAGACTGATGCTCTGCAGAAAAATCCTTCCTCACTGACATCTAGTACTCTCACTAAACCTCTGGATTCTGCATGCTTGTCTGAAGAAACACACTCATATGTTACTAGCTACGAAATGCCTGCCAAAGACATTCCAAAAAATGATGGAGAGATTTCACTAGAAGTAAGTGGTGTAGAGGGCACCTTGGCAGAAGAAAAATACTGTGGAGATGAAACTTGTAGACGCACAGTTTCAGATGAAGATACAGATGAAAACAAACCTGTAGAGGAAGACAACAATGATCAACTAAAGAGAAATAGGATTACTTACTCTCAAATAGTTAAAGAAAGCAGGAGGTTTAATATTGATTTGGTATCAAAGCTCCTGTATTCTCAAGGGTTGCTAATTGATCTTTTAATCAAATCAAATGTTAGTCGTtatgcagaatttaaaaatgtcactaGGATTCTTGCATTTCGAGAAGGAAAAGTAGAACAGGTGCCTTGTTCCAGAGCAGATGTCTTCAATAGCAAAGAACTCACTATGGTTGAAAAGAGGATACTAATGaaatttcttacattttgtttAGACTATGAACAACATCCTGACCAATACCAAGCTTTCATGCAGTGCTCATTTTCAGagtacttaaaaactaaaaaattaaccCCCAACCTCCAGCATTTTGTACTGCACTCCATTGCAATGACAGAATCATCTTGCACTACAATAGATGGCCTTAAAGCAACAAAAAACTTCCTTCAGTGTCTTGGACGGTTTGGCAACACtccctttttatttcccttatatgGCCAAGGAGAAATTCCCCAGTGTTTCTGCAGGATGTgtgcagtttttggtggaatctattgTCTTCGCCATAAAGTTCAATGCCTTGTAGTTGACAAAGAATCTGGAAGATGTAAAGCAATTATAGATCACTTAGGTCAAagaataaatgctaaatattttattgtggaGGATAGTTACCTTTCTGAGAAAACATGCTCAAATATACAGTATAAGCAGATCTCCAGGGCAGTGCTCATTACAGATCAATCTATACTAAAGACAGATTCAGATCAGCAAATTTCCATTTTGATAGTGCCTCCAGCGGACTCAGGAACATGTGCCGTTCGTGTCACTGAATTATGTTCTTCAACCATGACGTGCATGAAAGACACTTATCTGGTACATCTGACCTGTTCCTCCTCTAAAACAGCAAGAGAAGACTTAGACTCAGTAGTAAAGAAACTATTCACTCCATATACTGAAGCAGCAATAAATGAGGAGGAACTTACAAAGCCAAGACTCTTGTGGgctctttattttaatatgagaGATTCCTCCGGAGTCAGCAGAAGCTCATATAATGGCTTACCTTCCAATGTTTATGTCTGCTCTGGGCCTGACTGTGGACTGGGAAATGAGCATGCGGTCAAGCAAGCTGAAACACTGTTCCGGGAGATCTTTCCAAGTGAAGAattctgtcccccacctccaaatCCAGAAGACATTATCTTTGATGGTGATGATAAACAACCAGAGGTTTCTGGAACCAATAACATAATCATGGCCAAACTAGACTCCTCTGAGGGAAGCAAAAACCTAGAAAGCCCAGGGAAACATCTTGAAAACTAG
- the OPN3 gene encoding opsin-3 isoform X2 yields the protein MYSGNRSGGQGHWEGGGAAGAEEPGPAGTLSPAPLFSPGTYERLALLLGSIGLLGVGNNLLVLVLYYKFQRLRTPTHLLLVNISLSDLLVSLFGVTFTFVSCLRNGWVWDTVGCVWDGFSSSLFEKSSSHKCMCDAF from the exons ATGTACTCGGGGAACCGTAGCGGCGGCCAGGGCCACTGGGAGGGCGGAGGGGCCGCGGGCGCCGAGGAGCCGGGACCGGCGGGGACGCTCAGCCCCGCGCCGCTGTTCAGCCCGGGCACCTATGAGCGCCTGGCGCTGCTCCTTGGCTCTATCGGGCTGCTGGGCGTCGGCAACAACCTGCTGGTGCTTGTCCTCTACTACAAGTTCCAGCGGCTCCGCACTCCCACCCACCTCTTGCTGGTCAACATCAGCCTCAGCGACCTGCTGGTGTCCCTCTTCGGGGTCACCTTTACCTTCGTGTCCTGCCTGAGGAACGGCTGGGTCTGGGACACCGTGGGCTGCGTGTGGGACGGGTTTAGCAGCAGCCTTTTCG agaAGAGTTCCAGTCACAAATGCATGTGTGATGCATTTTGA